Genomic window (Vibrio pomeroyi):
GAGCAGGTAAACCGACTTCTTCAAGGCGGCCTTCGATTTCGCTGTGGATACGTTGGATCATTTCCTTACGGTTACCACGCGCAGCTTTCACTACGTTTTTAAGTACGCGATAACGGTTAGGGTAGAGGGCTTCGAAGCCCAGCTCTTCTAGTTCGGTCTTGATGTTATGAATACCAAGACGGTGAGCTAGCGGAGAATAGATCTCTAGGGTTTCACGAGCAATACGACGCTTTTTGTCAGGACGAAGTGCCCCAAGCGTGCGCATGTTGTGAGTACGGTCAGCTAATTTGATCAAGATAACGCGGATGTCTTGCACCATGGCGAGAACCATCTTACGGAAGTTCTCTGCTTGCGCTTCTTTGCGATCACGAAATTTAAGCTTATCCAGCTTAGATACACCATCAACCAATTCAGCAACGGTATTGCCAAATTTTTCCTCTAGATCTTCTTTAGTGACATCACAGTCTTCAATCACGTCATGAAGTAGAGCAGCTTGCAGGGTTTCGATATCCAGACGCATTTCTGCCAGGATTCTTGAAACAGCTACAGGGTGGATAATGTATGGTTCACCGCTTGAGCGGGTTTGCCCTTCATGGGCGTCTCTCGCTACCACATAAGATTGACGCAGAGCCTCAATTTGAGGCTCTGTTAGGTATTCTTGGGCAACGTCTTTGAGGCTATCGAATAGATACAAATTAAAGGCCCGGAAGGTTAATTAGTTCGAATGACGTTCTTAACGAGTGTGAGCGATGCTGCTTACTGCTGCAAGTTCAGCCGCTTCTTGCTCTTGTTGCTCTTGACGTTCACGAGCATCTAGTACGTCTTTAGTGATAAGACCTTCTTCGATTTCGCGAAGAGCGATAACCGTTGGCTTATCGTTTTCTTCAGGCACTAGTGAATCTTTACCGCCAGTTTGCATTTGACGTGCGCGGCGAGCCGCAATAAGAACTAGGTCGAAACGGTTGCCAACTTTTTCAACAGCGTCTTGAACAGTTACGCGTGCCATGAGGACTCCAAATAGTAATTAACTAATAAATTTTTGATGACGAGAAAGTATACAAGTTTAACTAGAGACTTTCTAGATCACCGTATACTTATCTCAATGGAAAATCCAGTTATACCAATCACAGTAAATAAGTGCTCAGAGATAGCGCCGGAAAAAAGTTTGAGAACAAGGAAGAATTTTTCGATAAGTAGTGACCCTACAATCAAAAATTCTAACGACGTTATCAGGCTTTTTCACAAGCTAGAATGACCAGTTGTTTACTACGATTGGTATCAGAGATTATTCCGCCAGTAGTGCTGTAAGCATGCCGCTGTATTTAGCTGCTTGCTTATCTTCTTTCAAACGCTCCGCACGAATGATTGCTCTGAAGTCCATTAGGGCTGCATCAAAGTCATCATTCACGATCACATAATCATACTCACTGTAGTGAGAAATTTCAGACTTTGCTTCGCTCATGCGTTTCGCAATAACTTCGTCGCTGTCTTGACCACGAACGTTTAGACGACGCTCTAGCTCACCATTTGATGGTGGAAGAATGAATACACTCTTCGCTTGAGGCATCTGTTCACGGATCTGACGAGCACCTTGCCAGTCGATATCTAGGAATACATCGATACCGCGGTCTAGGTTTTCTTCAATCCAAACGCGTGAAGTACCGTAGTAGTTGCCGAATACTTCAGCGTACTCTAGGAACTCACCTTTATTGATCAGGTCTTCGAAGTGGTGTTTCTCTACGAAGTGGTAGTGAACACCATTTTCTTCACCAGGGCGCATACCGCGAGTGGTGTGTGAAACAGATACCTTCATTGCGTAGGTTGGATTGGTTTCTAGCATTGCTGAGATCAAGCTCGACTTACCTGCGCCACTAGGTGCAGATACGATGTAAAGAGTACCTTTGCCCATCTGTATATTTCCACTGTTGGTTGGATTGAGTGAAGGCGATAAACCTACACTATAAAAGATAGCACTGACCTTAATTACGTTCCGGTAATTGCGCGTATAGAGCGGCAACTGGTGAAAATTAGGTCAGAAAAATGGAGGCGAAGAGTAGCATATTTAGATGATTGAGAACAACTGGCTTGATCGTTATTTATTAGCGAATGATCTTCTCGATGATCTTTGTAGAAATGTAATGACTGGCCATCGGTACTTTTTTATGTGATCTGGACAAAATTTGTTGAAGTTTTAATCTCAATCCTTACAATCCGCGCAAACGATTAAATGCTGTATATATCTAGGGTCTGTTGACCTTTCGCGATGGAGTTTTGTTCGAGAAAAAATCCGTTTTAGGCGCGGCAAGGAGTTTGTAGCCTAGTATTCTAAGTAAAGACTCCTTAACAAAGCATAAAACGATTTTAGCCGAACCCTTCGGGCAGCGTTTGTTGGTGATTTCTACTGCGTTATCGACTTCTTATGTAGGCTAGCTACACTTCAAAGTCTCTGCCTTGTAGAAATCCCCAACAACTCGCTGCAAAAATCATCTCGAAGGGCCAACAGACCCTGCTAGACTAGATGTTTCTACTACCGAGCCTACCTTGGTGACTACAGTTTTTAGTGTAGAGACCTCTCTATTCTCACAGCATTTGAATCACCAAATTCTTAATTTATTGCAAAGGTTTTGTTGTGAGTACCGATTCCACCCTGAAAGCCCAGAACACCTCTGGCTCGCTTGATTCGATGTTTAAAATCACTGAAAGAAAAACCACGATTGGCACTGAGCTGTACGCGGGTTTCATTACTTTCTTGGCAATGAGCTACATTCTGGCGGTTAACCCAGCGATTTTGGGTGATATTCCAGGCATGGATAAAGGTGCCGTGTTTACTGCGACGGCTCTGTCTGCGGCAATCGCAACCCTAATCATGGGTATTTGGGGTAACTACCCAGTAATGCTTGCGCCAGGCATGAGCATGAACGGATTCTTCAAAGGTTTGTTGCTGAGTGGTTCGGTAGCCGTGCTTTGGAATGAAGCGCTATTTGGTATCTTCCTTTCGGGCATCCTTTACCTCGCGTTCTCGTTAACCAACATTCGTAAATCGATGATTGAGTCGATTCCGGAAGATTTGAAGTTGGCGATTACGGTTTCTCTCGGTTTGTTCATCGCTTTCTTGGGTCTTAAGAATGCAGGCATCATCGTTTCTAACCCATTCGTATTGGTTGGCTTAGGTGACATTTCCGATCCAAAAGTGATCATCGCTTATGTGAGTATCTTCATCGCACTTGGCTGTATGGTTCGTGACATTAAGTTGGCGACATTCATCTCGTTCGTTTCAGCTATCGTGTTGACCATTCTTGCTGACGTATTTATGGGTACATCAAACGCGCCAATCCCAGAACAGCTAATTGCGATGCCACCGAGCATGGCTGGCAGTTTCGGTGCTATCTTTGATTTCTCTGCTTTCACACCTGAGAAAATGTTCGACCTATTGTTCATTGTGCTTATCTTCCTGATTGTCGATTTCTTCGATGGCTTGAGCACGATTGTTGGTGTTGGCCGCGATGCGGGTATCATCGATAAAGATGGCAAGGTGCCAAACGCGAAGTCAGCTTTAGTGGCGGATGCGGGTGGTACGGTGATTGGTTCGATTCTTGGTACGACATCGATCACCGCTTTCTCTGAGTCGGGTATTGCCTCTTCTCAAGGTGCGAAGACGGGCTTAGCGGCAGTGATGGTTGCAGGTTTGTTCTTAATCTCGCTATTCCTATACCCAATCTTCTCTATCTTCTCGGCAGCTATGGTTGCGCCTGCGATGGTAGTAGTGGGCATCTACATGGTAGGTCGTCTTGGTCAGATCAACTGGGAAAAGAAAGAGTCACGCATTGCAGCCTTCTTCACTATCATGTTCACAGTATTAAGCTTCTCACCAGCAAACGGTATGGCGATGGGCTTCATCAGCTACGCATTCACTATGGTTGTCGCGGGCAAGCGCAAAGAAGTTCACCCACTAATCTACGGACTGTGTGTGGTGTTCTTAACTTATCTGATTCTGCTATAAGGCAGCTCGGTAGGTAGCGTTCGTTAAGAACAGGCGTTAAGTAAAAGACCAATAAATGGCTCTACAGCGAATGTAGGGCCATTTTTGTATTTGCCGTTTCTAGACGTGTAACTGGTGGCGTTATCCTAAAGTCGATGCTTTGAGAGTACGCGACTTATATTGATGCATGCTATTGTAGAGACTGGATTAATTATTTTTTGAAGAGTGACTATGCCTTCTCACTTACCTAAATCTTTTAGTAAGCCGTTTTTAAAAGTATTCCATATTATGGAAGCGGTGCTGCTGGTGGCGATCACACTGGCGACACTGTTCGCGATGGTCGAAGAGTTCATGCATGTCTTTGCTGAACGCCGAGTGCAACTGACCGATATTCTGCTGATGTTTATCTATCTTGAAGTGTTGGCCATGGTTCAGCAGTTTGTAGTTAATGGTAAGATCCCGGTTAGGTATCCTATCTACATCGCGATGATGGCAATTGCTCGTTACATCACATTAGGCATGAAAGAACTCGATGCAGTATTGATAGTTTGGTTATCTTTAGCGGCATTTATTTTGGCCGCAGCAACACTATTAATTCGTGTTGGACACCATTACTGGCCGTATGTGGATCTACGAACCAAGCAGCCAGATGAGTAAAACTTTGAAGATTAAGACTTTATAAATGAAGCCCAGCGATAGCGCTGGGTTTTTAATAAGGGGAGCTTGAGCGAAAAAACGTCGTTTTCTTTAAATAACGCTTTACAACCTAGCTAGGATCACCAAGAATGTCCTCGCTCTGTTTTCAGGGTTATTAAATGAAACATCCAGTTGTAAAGTAAAACCCTTAGTATTGCTTCATTGTTATTCTCAGTGTTTCCCTTAGCTTCATAGATACATTAAATAATTCAAGCTTTCAGCGCATCGCACTTCTTGGCGATTAATTTTTTATTTTTATATAAGGGACACATCATGTCTAACAAAGTAAACGGCGTAGTAAAATGGTTTAACGAAGAGAAAGGTTTCGGTTTCCTAACTCAAGACAACGGCGGCGCTGACGTATTCGTACACTTCCGTGCTATCGCTTCTGAAGGTTTCAAAACTCTTAAAGAAGGCCAACAAGTGTCTTTCGAAGTAGAGCAAGGCCAAAAAGGTCTTCAAGCTGCAAACGTTGTAGCTCTATAAGATTTTAAGTCGACGCAGGTTGCAACAGCAATTTGCGTCACTTTCTCTCAAGCCTATACCCCTCATTTCCACCGTAACACCCTCTTCGAAAAACGCT
Coding sequences:
- a CDS encoding phosphate-starvation-inducible PsiE family protein, with product MPSHLPKSFSKPFLKVFHIMEAVLLVAITLATLFAMVEEFMHVFAERRVQLTDILLMFIYLEVLAMVQQFVVNGKIPVRYPIYIAMMAIARYITLGMKELDAVLIVWLSLAAFILAAATLLIRVGHHYWPYVDLRTKQPDE
- the rpoZ gene encoding DNA-directed RNA polymerase subunit omega, translated to MARVTVQDAVEKVGNRFDLVLIAARRARQMQTGGKDSLVPEENDKPTVIALREIEEGLITKDVLDARERQEQQEQEAAELAAVSSIAHTR
- a CDS encoding cold-shock protein; this encodes MSNKVNGVVKWFNEEKGFGFLTQDNGGADVFVHFRAIASEGFKTLKEGQQVSFEVEQGQKGLQAANVVAL
- the gmk gene encoding guanylate kinase; the encoded protein is MGKGTLYIVSAPSGAGKSSLISAMLETNPTYAMKVSVSHTTRGMRPGEENGVHYHFVEKHHFEDLINKGEFLEYAEVFGNYYGTSRVWIEENLDRGIDVFLDIDWQGARQIREQMPQAKSVFILPPSNGELERRLNVRGQDSDEVIAKRMSEAKSEISHYSEYDYVIVNDDFDAALMDFRAIIRAERLKEDKQAAKYSGMLTALLAE
- a CDS encoding NCS2 family permease; translation: MSTDSTLKAQNTSGSLDSMFKITERKTTIGTELYAGFITFLAMSYILAVNPAILGDIPGMDKGAVFTATALSAAIATLIMGIWGNYPVMLAPGMSMNGFFKGLLLSGSVAVLWNEALFGIFLSGILYLAFSLTNIRKSMIESIPEDLKLAITVSLGLFIAFLGLKNAGIIVSNPFVLVGLGDISDPKVIIAYVSIFIALGCMVRDIKLATFISFVSAIVLTILADVFMGTSNAPIPEQLIAMPPSMAGSFGAIFDFSAFTPEKMFDLLFIVLIFLIVDFFDGLSTIVGVGRDAGIIDKDGKVPNAKSALVADAGGTVIGSILGTTSITAFSESGIASSQGAKTGLAAVMVAGLFLISLFLYPIFSIFSAAMVAPAMVVVGIYMVGRLGQINWEKKESRIAAFFTIMFTVLSFSPANGMAMGFISYAFTMVVAGKRKEVHPLIYGLCVVFLTYLILL